One window of Triticum dicoccoides isolate Atlit2015 ecotype Zavitan chromosome 5A, WEW_v2.0, whole genome shotgun sequence genomic DNA carries:
- the LOC119302651 gene encoding F-box/kelch-repeat protein At3g23880-like produces the protein MSPSRPRPTISSSGDLPADALYEVLLRIPAKDLCRLRAVCPAWRALTSDPLFVAAHKSRHRTAPPLLAMGYRDGSGVSGVAISDLSGNVVKRIPSTGYEIVGVNKSGDPIGRFTSKNDSICVVRTRLDLVCFNWIDYPQAFSVLNPATGATIDLPTGRSEELEHELEVEGIDKWCCQVESCAFGQVSSTREYKALRVFRIDGRQVCEVITFDGTNHGSWRRKQDPPSHICTSRNMRHAVIDGVVYFLMDFCSSYFETGGVTIEPGSVASFNLETEEWSVLRGPEQVQSFVQDNENYHYIQLGLELSVAELNDCLVMVHDIHKVSMNLWFLADSEKGIWVKKYIMPSHVARPRLYPLLVLDDGRIYFSGKDYLQGFLSSGEPGGGFLLSYDPRNDSDALKLKGSQSIGIYTGSLLSL, from the coding sequence ATGTCGCCCTCGAGGCCGCGCCCAACCATCTCCAGCTCCGGTGACCTGCCCGCGGACGCGCTGTACGAGGTCCTTCTCCGCATCCCGGCCAAGGACCTCTGCCGCCTCCGCGCTGTCTGCCCCGCCTGGCGCGCCCTCACCTCCGACCCGCTCTTCGTCGCGGCGCACAAGTCCCGCCACCGTACTGCGCCCCCGCTCCTCGCCATGGGCTACCGCGACGGCAGTGGAGTTAGCGGCGTTGCGATTTCGGATTTGTCGGGCAACGTCGTGAAGCGGATTCCAAGCACCGGGTATGAGATTGTTGGGGTGAACAAGTCCGGTGATCCCATTGGCCGGTTCACAAGCAAGAACGATAGCATCTGTGTTGTGCGCACGCGGCTAGACCTCGTCTGTTTCAACTGGATTGATTACCCTCAGGCCTTCTCGGTGCTGAACCCGGCCACTGGAGCTACCATCGACTTGCCGACGGGCCGCTCGGAGGAATTGGAACATGAGCTAGAGGTGGAGGGAATAGACAAGTGGTGTTGCCAAGTCGAGTCGTGTGCTTTTGGGCAGGTCTCCTCTACCAGAGAGTACAAGGCGCTCCGAGTCTTTAGAATTGATGGCCGGCAGGTATGTGAAGTTATCACCTTTGATGGCACCAACCATGGAAGCTGGAGGAGAAAGCAGGACCCTCCCTCCCATATCTGTACCAGTCGCAATATGAGACATGCGGTCATCGATGGTGTGGTGTACTTCCTGATGGATTTTTGTTCCTCTTATTTTGAAACTGGGGGTGTTACCATTGAACCTGGTAGCGTAGCTTCCTTCAACCTCGAGACGGAGGAGTGGAGTGTTCTACGTGGTCCAGAACAGGTGCAGAGTTTTGTGCAAGACAACGAGAATTACCATTACATACAACTTGGACTCGAGTTATCAGTGGCTGAGTTGAATGATTGCTTAGTTATGGTTCATGATATCCATAAGGTATCTATGAACTTGTGGTTTTTGGCAGATTCCGAGAAAGGTATCTGGGTCAAGAAATACATCATGCCTTCACATGTTGCTAGGCCTCGTCTATACCCTCTTCTGGTATTAGATGATGGGAGAATTTACTTCAGCGGGAAGGATTATCTGCAAGGTTTCCTTAGTAGTGGAGAGCCAGGAGGGGGATTTCTGCTTAGTTATGATCCAAGAAATGACTCCGACGCACTAAAACTGAAAGGTTCCCAATCCATTGGCATTTACACAGGAAGCCTGCTGAGTTTATAG